From a region of the Bacteroidia bacterium genome:
- a CDS encoding peptidase C1 produces MKKAFLVCAIAALSPLMAQVLPMDKAVFQEAKPGFFQTDILTGIERFQKEDTPPAPAPKKFKMDMSVLDIPKELNLYKRQWYNDPVSQGATNTCWGFSTISFLESEAFRLSGKKVKLSEMYIVYYEYLAKAQRFVKERGMSAFAEGSESNAVTRMMNEYGIVPLSVYDGLNEKQPYHTHVLLYKELNAFMNQVKANGAWSETFVSQTVRSILNHHIGEVPLQIKHEGKNITPKEFMTNVLKLNPDDYVDFMSLMEAPYFKKAEYNVPDNWWHSTDYYNVPLEEYMKAIKTAIRNGYTIAIGGDVSEPGLDPTYQAAVVPDFDIPGPYINEYSRQMRFTNGTSTDDHGVHLVGYYEKDGVDWYLIKDSGSGSRNCGKESACFGYYFFREDFVKLKMLSFTVHKDAVKTLLAKCN; encoded by the coding sequence ATGAAAAAAGCTTTTCTTGTTTGTGCTATTGCTGCACTTTCACCCTTAATGGCACAGGTTCTGCCAATGGATAAGGCCGTTTTTCAGGAAGCTAAACCCGGTTTCTTTCAAACAGACATCCTAACCGGTATAGAGCGTTTTCAAAAGGAGGATACGCCTCCCGCACCTGCACCGAAAAAATTTAAGATGGATATGTCAGTACTTGATATTCCGAAAGAGCTGAACCTTTATAAGAGACAGTGGTATAACGACCCTGTTTCTCAGGGAGCAACAAATACCTGCTGGGGATTTTCCACCATCTCATTTTTGGAATCGGAGGCGTTTCGTCTGAGCGGCAAAAAAGTTAAATTGTCGGAGATGTATATCGTTTATTACGAATACCTCGCCAAAGCGCAGCGCTTTGTGAAGGAGCGCGGAATGTCTGCCTTTGCAGAAGGATCTGAATCTAACGCGGTAACCCGCATGATGAATGAATATGGAATTGTGCCGTTATCTGTATACGACGGACTCAATGAAAAGCAGCCTTATCATACGCATGTTCTGTTGTATAAGGAATTGAACGCATTTATGAATCAGGTGAAGGCCAATGGAGCCTGGAGCGAAACCTTTGTCTCCCAGACCGTACGTTCAATTTTAAATCATCACATCGGAGAAGTGCCTTTGCAAATAAAACACGAAGGAAAAAATATTACCCCAAAAGAATTTATGACCAATGTACTGAAGTTGAATCCGGATGACTACGTAGATTTTATGTCGCTGATGGAGGCCCCCTATTTTAAAAAGGCTGAATATAATGTTCCGGACAACTGGTGGCATAGCACAGATTATTATAATGTACCGCTGGAAGAATATATGAAGGCCATTAAAACAGCGATACGAAATGGTTACACCATCGCTATCGGTGGTGATGTTTCCGAACCCGGCCTGGATCCTACCTACCAGGCGGCGGTAGTTCCCGACTTTGACATTCCCGGACCTTATATTAATGAGTATTCACGGCAGATGCGTTTCACCAATGGCACTTCTACTGATGATCATGGAGTGCATCTGGTGGGATATTATGAGAAGGATGGGGTAGACTGGTACCTGATTAAGGACTCCGGTTCGGGATCAAGGAATTGCGGCAAGGAAAGTGCTTGTTTCGGATACTATTTCTTTAGAGAAGATTTTGTAAAGCTTAAGATGCTCAGTTTTACAGTACACAAGGATGCCGTGAAGACACTTCTCGCTAAATGTAACTAA
- a CDS encoding (2Fe-2S)-binding protein: MKKTVKRVKVKQEESVSLSLTVNGNRHVLKVRPAALLLDVLRDVLKLKGTKPGCHEGECGACTVLVNDIPVNSCLYLAVRAEGKKITTVEGLTGPGGALSAVQNALVEEGAVQCGFCTPGMAISMQALLNTHKSRKKSGRGTKSLSRDDIKKHFEGNLCRCTGYVKIIDAAEKLLAQSE, from the coding sequence ATGAAAAAGACAGTTAAACGGGTAAAAGTGAAACAGGAAGAGAGTGTATCCTTATCTCTGACTGTGAACGGAAACCGGCATGTCTTGAAAGTACGTCCGGCTGCATTGTTGCTGGATGTGCTGAGAGATGTGCTAAAACTAAAGGGCACAAAACCGGGTTGCCATGAGGGTGAATGCGGAGCCTGTACGGTTCTTGTGAACGACATTCCTGTTAATTCATGCCTCTATCTGGCCGTGCGGGCAGAAGGAAAGAAAATTACCACGGTAGAGGGATTAACCGGCCCGGGAGGTGCTCTGAGCGCTGTTCAGAATGCACTCGTAGAGGAAGGCGCGGTGCAATGCGGCTTCTGTACTCCGGGAATGGCTATTTCTATGCAGGCCTTGCTGAACACACACAAAAGCAGGAAGAAATCAGGAAGGGGAACTAAATCTCTTTCCAGGGATGATATAAAAAAGCATTTCGAAGGTAATCTTTGCCGTTGCACGGGCTATGTTAAGATCATAGATGCAGCGGAGAAACTTCTTGCACAGTCAGAATGA
- a CDS encoding FAD binding domain-containing protein — protein sequence MAIQVLRPSNLPELKKVLRTGAGKNFRFIAGGTDVLPQIAKDDIRDLTLIDITGINSAGFFAVKRYSGGYKAGAGVKVDDLITNKEIGLHYPVLKEAALSLASNQIRQVATIGGNLCTASPSGDVACALMALEAGCGISLPAGKKQVSILKFFTGVRKTVLGKTGLLLSVDIPQNHNKSRQLVSGFIKVGSRRSMECSVVSLAFHLQCDAKGTILRAGIAIGAVAPTIRFARSAAMYLEGKNIHEIREMEKLEFAEKVLGYASPISDLRASDWYRKEVLRNICFELFDRAGK from the coding sequence ATGGCAATTCAGGTACTAAGACCGTCTAACCTTCCGGAGCTGAAAAAAGTGCTGCGCACCGGAGCAGGTAAGAATTTTCGGTTTATTGCCGGTGGAACAGATGTGCTGCCGCAAATAGCGAAGGATGATATCAGGGATCTGACACTGATTGATATTACCGGAATCAATAGCGCCGGTTTTTTTGCAGTAAAAAGATATTCCGGCGGATATAAGGCCGGCGCGGGTGTGAAAGTGGATGACCTGATCACAAACAAAGAAATAGGACTGCACTATCCGGTGCTCAAAGAAGCGGCATTGAGCCTTGCGTCGAACCAGATACGACAGGTGGCTACTATTGGAGGAAATTTATGTACTGCGTCGCCTTCAGGAGATGTGGCTTGTGCATTGATGGCACTTGAAGCGGGATGCGGCATCAGTCTGCCAGCCGGGAAAAAGCAGGTGAGTATTCTGAAGTTTTTTACAGGAGTAAGGAAAACCGTTCTGGGAAAGACCGGGTTACTCCTTTCGGTAGACATTCCTCAGAATCATAATAAATCACGACAGCTTGTTTCAGGATTTATCAAAGTAGGCAGCAGGAGGTCCATGGAATGCTCTGTTGTTTCACTCGCTTTTCATTTGCAATGTGATGCAAAGGGTACTATTCTCAGGGCCGGTATTGCTATTGGTGCTGTAGCTCCAACGATTCGTTTTGCACGAAGCGCTGCCATGTATCTTGAAGGAAAGAACATCCATGAAATCAGGGAAATGGAAAAGTTGGAATTCGCAGAGAAAGTTCTGGGTTACGCATCTCCCATTTCTGATCTCAGAGCATCCGACTGGTACCGAAAAGAAGTGCTGCGCAACATCTGTTTTGAATTATTTGACCGTGCAGGAAAATGA
- a CDS encoding xanthine dehydrogenase family protein encodes MKKEYTIIGKPVPKQDAKIRVTGRAVYGHDIEIPGMLHGAILRTAHPRAEFELDTSAARKLPGVVCVITGDDVDTNNISYKRDHPILKKGVTGCIRDEIAAVAAESKEIAEEAIRLIKVKYKIKKGVFCPEEALRENAPRINPYSSGKFSHPNIAEVFHYEHGDVEEQRKRSKVILSRRFTLPRMTHACMATSNITASFSPVDGKLLLYSSTQVPFLYQRDMAHALKMNPSDIRIIQPVIGGGFGSKLDMYPFEPICALLSIKTGRPVQLLYSREEEFIASPTRQPMIIDLTAGIDEKGRFTFREVNILKDNGAYTSWGATTPFVIMQAFSSLYKVPACRFDAKAVYTNNVFAGSFRGYGNPQATFALERMIDLLADEIGISKTEIRRINANEKGEVTGQGLHYETCGHRECLDTVITASENKRTISPSENKQRFLKGIGYASMLHVGGGAKIYRSDGCGTTLKIDPYGFCTVITGSNEIGQGSETVLAMIACEEMGIDLSRIKVINTDTDVKPWDVGVHASRTSFVAGNSLLGAIRLLKEKLSKKAAQLLGESDATMNYTKGQIVSAVSGASIALDKVVREMHFSEPGELAIASYFYEPSSRFQDKAFKGNVSGTYAFASQAIEVEVDTYTGNIRVKDIWVAQDVGKVLNPLLLDGQIQGGVVQGIGYALSEELLMKDGKILNPNFHNYKLLTASDIPEIHFYPVETLDKQGPYGAKGVGEAPLIPTAAAIANAVADALQAEILDLPITPEKVLRIIAGKKAEKN; translated from the coding sequence ATGAAAAAGGAATATACAATTATTGGGAAACCGGTTCCGAAACAGGATGCAAAGATCCGCGTAACAGGGCGTGCTGTATACGGGCATGATATCGAGATTCCGGGAATGTTGCATGGTGCGATTTTGCGGACAGCGCATCCTAGAGCGGAGTTTGAACTGGACACCTCTGCTGCACGAAAGTTACCCGGAGTTGTATGCGTAATCACAGGAGACGATGTGGATACAAATAATATCAGCTACAAGCGGGATCATCCGATCCTGAAGAAGGGTGTAACAGGATGTATCCGGGATGAAATTGCTGCGGTAGCTGCGGAAAGCAAAGAGATTGCGGAGGAAGCGATCCGGCTGATTAAAGTGAAGTATAAGATTAAAAAAGGCGTTTTTTGTCCCGAAGAAGCACTCAGAGAAAATGCACCGCGTATTAATCCTTATTCGTCAGGAAAGTTTTCTCATCCCAATATCGCAGAAGTGTTTCACTATGAACATGGGGATGTGGAGGAGCAGCGGAAGCGCAGCAAGGTGATTCTCTCCAGAAGATTTACACTTCCCCGGATGACGCATGCCTGTATGGCAACGAGCAATATTACCGCTTCCTTTTCGCCGGTTGACGGAAAACTGCTGCTTTACAGTTCCACGCAGGTCCCTTTTCTCTATCAGCGGGATATGGCACATGCTCTTAAAATGAACCCATCGGATATCCGTATCATTCAACCGGTGATCGGTGGAGGATTCGGAAGTAAGCTGGATATGTATCCTTTTGAACCGATCTGCGCACTCTTGTCAATCAAAACCGGCAGACCCGTGCAGCTATTGTATTCAAGGGAAGAAGAATTTATTGCATCTCCTACGCGGCAACCTATGATTATTGACCTCACTGCCGGTATAGACGAGAAAGGGCGTTTCACTTTCAGGGAAGTAAATATTTTAAAAGATAACGGCGCCTACACGTCGTGGGGGGCAACCACTCCGTTTGTGATCATGCAGGCCTTTTCTTCGCTGTACAAAGTGCCCGCCTGCCGTTTTGATGCGAAAGCGGTGTATACGAATAATGTGTTTGCCGGCTCGTTCAGAGGGTACGGAAATCCACAGGCAACTTTTGCACTGGAAAGAATGATTGACCTGCTGGCGGATGAGATCGGAATAAGTAAAACGGAAATACGAAGGATCAATGCAAATGAAAAAGGAGAAGTGACCGGGCAGGGGCTCCACTATGAGACGTGCGGGCACAGGGAATGCCTGGATACCGTTATCACGGCCTCTGAGAACAAGAGGACTATTTCACCTTCTGAGAATAAACAACGTTTCCTGAAGGGCATCGGTTATGCATCCATGCTGCATGTGGGCGGAGGGGCAAAGATCTATCGCTCCGACGGATGCGGAACTACCCTCAAAATTGATCCGTATGGATTTTGTACGGTGATTACAGGATCTAATGAAATCGGGCAGGGTTCGGAAACCGTGCTGGCGATGATTGCGTGTGAGGAGATGGGAATAGATCTCAGCAGAATCAAAGTGATCAATACGGATACGGATGTAAAACCCTGGGATGTGGGTGTGCATGCTTCTCGGACCAGTTTTGTGGCCGGTAATTCCTTGCTTGGAGCGATCCGGTTGCTTAAGGAAAAACTCAGTAAGAAGGCCGCACAGTTGCTTGGAGAGTCGGATGCGACAATGAATTATACAAAAGGGCAAATTGTTTCGGCCGTATCCGGTGCATCCATCGCTCTGGATAAAGTGGTCCGGGAGATGCATTTTTCTGAACCGGGCGAACTGGCCATTGCCAGTTATTTTTATGAACCATCCAGCCGCTTTCAGGATAAGGCATTTAAAGGCAATGTGTCCGGAACCTATGCTTTTGCATCACAGGCCATTGAGGTGGAAGTAGATACGTACACCGGAAACATACGGGTGAAAGATATCTGGGTGGCGCAGGACGTGGGTAAGGTGCTTAATCCGCTGCTTCTGGACGGACAAATTCAAGGTGGAGTGGTTCAGGGAATCGGCTATGCGCTAAGTGAAGAGTTGTTAATGAAGGATGGAAAGATTCTGAATCCAAACTTTCATAATTATAAATTGCTGACGGCGTCTGATATTCCGGAAATTCACTTTTACCCTGTGGAAACGCTGGACAAACAAGGACCCTACGGCGCAAAAGGAGTGGGGGAGGCTCCCCTGATACCAACGGCGGCTGCTATCGCTAATGCAGTGGCGGATGCGCTACAGGCGGAAATACTGGATCTTCCCATCACCCCTGAAAAGGTTCTTCGGATTATTGCAGGCAAAAAAGCAGAAAAAAATTAA
- the clpB gene encoding ATP-dependent chaperone ClpB codes for MNFSNFTIKSQEAIQRALQIALGNEQQSIEPGHILKAILEDDGSVTPFLLKKLNVNPKTFSITIDKTVEGYPKVSGAQPYLSAASNKVIGKATSILKEFGDEFVSIEHLLLGMLHGEDAVSRIMKDAGITSTTLKAAIQELRKGQKVTSQTQEDTYNALSKYAINLNERAESGKLDPVIGRDEEIRRVLQILTRRTKNNPILVGEPGVGKTAIAEGLAHRIISGDVPENLRSKKIFSLDMGALIAGAKYKGEFEERLKSVIKEVISSDGEIVLFIDEIHTLVGAGGGEGAMDAANILKPALARGDLRAIGATTLNEYQKYFEKDKALERRFQKVLVEEPSSEDAISILRGIKEKYENHHKVRIRDEAIISAVELSQRYITDRFLPDKAIDLVDEAAAKLRMEMNSMPVELDEVERKIRQLEIEREAIKRENDTGKLEGLNKEIAEISDQRNALKGKWQQEKEMVEGIQKVKEKIEQLRLEAEQAERAGDYGKVAEIRYGKVKEQEQLLEAHMKAMSEMKEKGSPLIKEEVDAEDIAGVVSRWTGIPVSRMMQSEREKLLSLETELHKRVIGQEEAIIALSDAVRRSRAGLQDVRRPIGSFIFLGTTGVGKTELAKALAEYLFNNENAMTRIDMSEYQERHSVSRLVGAPPGYVGYDEGGQLTEAVRRKPYSVVLLDEIEKAHPDVFNILLQVLDDGRLTDNKGRVVNFKNTIIIMTSNLGSHIIQGNFERLNENNREEIIESTRAEVFDLLRKTIRPEFLNRIDETILFTPLSRKEVMSIVVLQFGSVKEKLAEQGIRLGATEFALDWVANQGYDPVFGARPVKRVIQKHILNELSRQILAGKVKKDSEIIMDVFENEVVFRNPLAKEKNGKMPQKVA; via the coding sequence TACTGGAAGATGACGGAAGCGTTACGCCCTTCCTGCTTAAAAAACTGAACGTGAATCCGAAAACATTTTCGATCACGATTGATAAAACGGTCGAAGGCTATCCGAAAGTGAGCGGTGCGCAACCCTACCTTTCCGCCGCATCCAATAAAGTAATCGGCAAAGCGACATCCATTCTGAAAGAATTCGGAGACGAGTTCGTATCCATCGAACATTTATTGCTCGGCATGTTACACGGTGAGGATGCGGTTAGCCGGATAATGAAAGACGCGGGGATTACTTCAACCACTTTAAAGGCTGCCATTCAGGAATTGAGGAAAGGACAGAAAGTAACAAGTCAGACGCAGGAAGACACCTATAATGCATTGTCGAAATATGCCATTAATCTGAATGAGCGGGCCGAAAGCGGAAAGCTGGACCCGGTGATCGGACGGGACGAGGAGATTCGCCGGGTATTGCAGATCCTCACGCGGCGTACCAAGAACAATCCCATACTGGTAGGAGAACCAGGTGTAGGAAAAACAGCGATTGCAGAAGGACTGGCACACCGCATTATCAGTGGGGATGTACCAGAAAACCTTCGGAGTAAAAAAATATTTTCCCTGGATATGGGGGCACTGATTGCCGGCGCGAAATATAAAGGAGAATTCGAAGAGCGCTTAAAATCGGTGATAAAGGAAGTGATCAGTTCCGATGGAGAGATCGTACTCTTCATTGACGAGATTCATACCCTGGTAGGAGCGGGAGGAGGCGAAGGCGCAATGGACGCAGCGAACATTCTCAAGCCGGCTCTCGCACGCGGTGATTTGCGTGCAATTGGCGCTACAACGCTGAACGAATACCAAAAATATTTCGAGAAGGACAAGGCCCTGGAACGCCGTTTCCAGAAAGTGCTGGTAGAGGAACCCTCCTCGGAGGATGCCATCTCCATTCTGCGAGGAATTAAGGAAAAATACGAGAATCACCATAAAGTCAGAATCCGCGACGAAGCCATTATATCGGCTGTAGAGCTTTCCCAGAGGTATATCACGGATCGCTTTTTACCAGACAAAGCTATTGATCTGGTGGATGAAGCAGCAGCCAAGTTACGGATGGAGATGAATTCCATGCCCGTAGAACTCGACGAGGTTGAACGTAAAATCCGCCAGCTCGAAATCGAACGCGAGGCCATCAAACGGGAGAATGATACCGGAAAACTGGAAGGCCTGAACAAGGAGATCGCAGAAATATCTGATCAGCGAAATGCCCTCAAAGGAAAATGGCAGCAGGAAAAAGAGATGGTAGAAGGAATCCAGAAGGTGAAAGAGAAAATCGAACAACTGCGTCTGGAAGCAGAGCAGGCCGAACGAGCAGGAGATTATGGTAAAGTAGCGGAGATAAGATACGGAAAGGTAAAAGAGCAGGAACAGCTGCTGGAAGCGCACATGAAAGCGATGAGCGAGATGAAAGAAAAGGGATCTCCGCTAATCAAAGAAGAGGTAGATGCGGAGGATATTGCCGGTGTGGTTTCCAGATGGACAGGCATACCGGTGAGCCGGATGATGCAAAGTGAACGTGAAAAACTTCTCTCTCTTGAGACCGAATTGCACAAGCGTGTGATCGGACAGGAAGAGGCAATCATTGCACTTTCCGATGCGGTGCGCCGAAGCAGAGCCGGATTGCAGGATGTAAGGAGGCCCATTGGTTCCTTCATCTTCCTCGGCACAACAGGGGTGGGAAAAACGGAACTTGCAAAAGCCCTGGCGGAATATCTTTTCAATAATGAAAACGCCATGACCCGCATTGACATGAGTGAATACCAGGAACGGCATTCCGTTTCAAGACTCGTGGGAGCTCCTCCGGGTTATGTGGGTTATGATGAAGGTGGACAACTCACAGAAGCCGTACGCCGTAAACCATACTCCGTAGTATTACTGGATGAGATCGAAAAAGCACATCCGGATGTATTCAATATTCTGCTTCAGGTGCTCGACGACGGCCGCCTGACAGATAACAAGGGTCGCGTGGTGAACTTTAAGAATACAATAATCATAATGACCTCTAATCTGGGTTCTCATATCATTCAGGGCAATTTTGAACGCCTGAACGAGAACAACAGGGAAGAAATAATAGAAAGCACCCGTGCAGAGGTATTTGATCTTCTCCGGAAAACGATCCGGCCGGAATTTCTAAACCGGATAGACGAAACCATTCTCTTCACTCCACTTAGCCGAAAAGAGGTGATGTCCATTGTAGTGCTTCAGTTTGGCAGTGTGAAGGAAAAACTGGCAGAACAAGGAATTCGCCTGGGTGCCACTGAATTCGCCCTGGATTGGGTGGCCAATCAGGGATACGACCCGGTATTTGGTGCCAGACCCGTTAAAAGGGTGATTCAGAAGCATATACTAAATGAACTCAGTCGTCAAATCCTGGCCGGAAAGGTGAAAAAAGATAGTGAAATTATAATGGATGTGTTTGAAAACGAAGTAGTTTTCCGGAATCCTCTGGCGAAAGAAAAAAACGGGAAAATGCCCCAAAAGGTAGCCTGA
- the hisC gene encoding histidinol-phosphate transaminase: MSEKNAPIRLHSNENFYGCSPEVLTAIRNSPLRVHEYPAPPVRLEAALARKLSVDASNIVVGAGSVRLIDGIIQTFSEPGEEIMGFDCSFVAYRQLSVAHRRNYVAVPHENYSFNTHHLLNKITPGTRIVFIANPNNPTGTVMHHSTIEQFIQKVPAHILVVLDEAYIEYASKADFPDGISLFRRFPNVILLRTFSKIYGLAGLRVGYAVTTKDKAEKLQQSRIPFFLNALAEEAALSALQDQKFIDTCASTNAIARDALFQGLCKAGLNALPSNANFIYVHFKDEKAKDAVFSRLTDNGLMVCNLAVFGQPLSLRIGVGNNEVVARCLACIS; encoded by the coding sequence ATGAGTGAAAAAAATGCCCCTATACGGCTTCATTCCAACGAAAACTTTTACGGGTGTTCCCCGGAAGTGCTCACCGCCATCCGGAACAGCCCGCTGAGAGTACATGAATATCCTGCTCCTCCTGTCCGGCTGGAAGCAGCGTTGGCGCGAAAATTATCTGTTGATGCCTCCAATATAGTTGTTGGTGCAGGTTCGGTACGCCTGATAGACGGGATCATTCAAACCTTCAGTGAGCCGGGAGAAGAAATCATGGGTTTCGACTGCAGTTTTGTAGCCTACCGGCAACTGAGCGTTGCCCATCGCCGAAACTACGTAGCGGTTCCACACGAAAATTATTCCTTCAATACCCATCATCTGCTCAATAAGATAACTCCGGGCACTCGAATTGTTTTTATCGCAAATCCGAATAATCCTACCGGAACAGTAATGCATCATTCTACAATTGAGCAGTTCATACAGAAGGTGCCGGCACATATTCTGGTGGTCCTGGATGAGGCATATATAGAGTATGCATCAAAAGCGGACTTCCCTGACGGAATATCGCTCTTCAGGCGCTTTCCAAATGTGATTCTCTTGCGAACTTTTTCAAAGATTTACGGACTGGCCGGCCTAAGGGTGGGATATGCGGTAACCACGAAGGATAAAGCGGAGAAGTTGCAGCAAAGCAGGATACCATTTTTTCTTAATGCCCTGGCGGAAGAGGCGGCCTTGAGCGCACTACAGGACCAGAAATTTATTGATACATGCGCATCAACTAATGCCATTGCCAGGGATGCGCTCTTCCAGGGGCTCTGTAAAGCAGGCCTAAATGCTCTTCCCTCTAATGCTAATTTTATTTACGTACATTTTAAAGATGAAAAGGCGAAGGATGCGGTATTTTCCCGGTTAACGGATAATGGCCTGATGGTGTGTAACCTGGCGGTTTTCGGGCAGCCGCTCAGCCTCCGCATTGGTGTCGGAAATAATGAAGTGGTGGCACGCTGTCTGGCCTGCATTTCCTGA
- a CDS encoding 2-oxoacid:acceptor oxidoreductase family protein translates to MKNKRAKILISGVGGQGIVFLTNILTEAALISGVPVCASEIHGLSQRGGVVTAGIGIGRNCTGFIGESNVDILIGLEFLETQRCLRHLHSESRVIFGKTRIEPFSVKDGTFLYPEAEPLLAWMRNNILDHIYVDEFPEGISQSQSNVFLLGAALSLDNFPFTEETMIQAMRNTITEGLLNRSLVVFSQGRAWARNHKKELTLNMKS, encoded by the coding sequence ATGAAGAATAAGCGCGCTAAAATATTAATATCCGGTGTGGGCGGACAGGGAATTGTCTTTTTGACAAATATTCTTACGGAAGCTGCGCTCATTTCCGGTGTACCGGTTTGTGCCAGTGAGATACACGGTTTATCACAAAGGGGAGGAGTAGTTACAGCAGGAATTGGCATCGGAAGAAATTGTACGGGGTTCATCGGCGAATCCAATGTGGATATTCTGATTGGGCTTGAGTTTCTCGAAACGCAGCGCTGCCTGAGGCATCTGCACAGTGAGAGCAGAGTAATTTTCGGGAAAACCAGGATAGAGCCATTCTCAGTGAAAGACGGGACATTTTTATATCCGGAGGCGGAACCGCTGCTAGCATGGATGAGGAACAATATTTTGGATCATATCTATGTGGATGAATTTCCTGAGGGTATCAGCCAGTCTCAATCGAATGTGTTTCTTTTGGGTGCTGCTCTTTCCCTGGACAACTTTCCTTTTACTGAGGAGACAATGATTCAAGCGATGAGAAACACAATTACTGAAGGATTATTGAACCGATCCCTGGTCGTCTTCAGTCAGGGGAGAGCTTGGGCAAGAAATCATAAAAAAGAACTTACCCTTAATATGAAATCATAA
- a CDS encoding macrocin O-methyltransferase yields MKVRGFFKGLFYFFRMHWFFGWCSGLLIFLGYSSRASRWIARHSHLKFNDFYVFKRVYNHRLRLFEHVIETEKLSGFDYLEFGVSKGHSFQWWRKRITDASCMFYGFDTFTGLPEDWGPYKKGDMSSGNSFPDVEGDARCIFIQGLFQQTLPGFLANHAFRRRLVVHIDADLYSSTLYVLTTLHPYLKKGDILLFDEFNVPVHEFKAWCDYVESYYVKHEVLGAVNNFLQVAIRIN; encoded by the coding sequence GTGAAAGTGAGAGGATTTTTCAAAGGACTGTTTTATTTCTTCCGTATGCACTGGTTCTTTGGATGGTGCTCCGGCCTTTTGATTTTTCTGGGTTATTCCTCACGTGCCTCCCGCTGGATCGCTCGCCATTCTCACCTAAAATTCAACGACTTTTATGTTTTCAAAAGGGTATACAACCACCGGCTCCGCTTGTTTGAGCATGTGATTGAAACGGAGAAACTCTCTGGTTTCGACTACCTGGAATTCGGAGTATCCAAGGGTCACTCCTTTCAATGGTGGAGGAAGCGTATAACCGACGCCTCATGCATGTTCTATGGATTCGATACGTTTACCGGGTTGCCGGAGGACTGGGGTCCTTATAAGAAAGGGGATATGTCTTCAGGGAATAGTTTTCCGGATGTGGAGGGCGATGCCCGCTGTATTTTTATACAGGGATTGTTTCAGCAGACCCTGCCCGGTTTTTTAGCGAATCATGCGTTCCGGCGCAGGCTGGTGGTGCATATAGACGCAGACCTCTACTCCTCTACACTTTATGTACTTACCACCTTGCATCCTTATCTTAAAAAGGGAGATATCCTTTTGTTCGATGAATTCAATGTGCCTGTTCATGAATTCAAAGCATGGTGCGACTACGTTGAATCCTATTATGTTAAGCATGAAGTGCTGGGAGCAGTAAATAACTTTCTTCAGGTAGCCATCCGGATCAACTGA
- a CDS encoding molecular chaperone DjiA has protein sequence MKFAKWLGGSIGWAFGGPLGAVLGFVLGSAVDNLSGTGNATARGTTGEGDFNVSLLVLSAAVMKADGKLMRSELDYIRSFFRQNFGEIKTNEMMSVLKRLMEQEIRVEDVCMQIRAHMPQAGRLQLLHFLYGVSRADGEVHPKEVEMINLISGFLGVNEADADSIRATYYQDLKHDYLTLEIPETASDEELKKAYRRMAVKFHPDKVEGMGEDVKRGAKEKFQRLQEAYDRIRKSRNIS, from the coding sequence ATGAAATTTGCGAAATGGCTGGGAGGTAGTATCGGATGGGCCTTCGGCGGACCACTGGGCGCTGTATTGGGCTTTGTGCTCGGAAGTGCAGTTGACAATCTTTCAGGTACCGGTAATGCCACCGCCCGGGGAACTACCGGTGAAGGAGACTTCAATGTATCTCTTTTGGTTCTTTCCGCTGCGGTGATGAAGGCCGACGGAAAGCTGATGCGATCCGAACTGGATTATATCCGTTCTTTTTTTCGTCAGAATTTTGGTGAAATAAAGACGAATGAAATGATGTCGGTGCTGAAGCGACTCATGGAGCAGGAAATCAGGGTGGAAGATGTGTGTATGCAGATCCGGGCACACATGCCTCAGGCCGGACGCCTGCAGTTGCTGCATTTTCTGTATGGCGTTTCCAGAGCGGACGGCGAGGTCCATCCTAAGGAAGTTGAAATGATCAACCTGATTTCTGGTTTCCTCGGTGTAAATGAAGCTGACGCGGACAGTATCCGGGCTACCTATTATCAGGATTTGAAGCACGACTACCTGACCCTTGAAATACCGGAAACCGCTTCCGATGAGGAATTAAAAAAAGCGTACCGGCGGATGGCTGTTAAATTCCATCCGGATAAAGTGGAAGGGATGGGAGAGGACGTAAAACGGGGGGCGAAGGAAAAGTTCCAGCGGCTGCAGGAGGCGTATGACCGCATTCGAAAAAGCCGGAATATCAGTTGA